Proteins found in one Pseudorasbora parva isolate DD20220531a chromosome 11, ASM2467924v1, whole genome shotgun sequence genomic segment:
- the fbxw11a gene encoding F-box and WD repeat domain-containing 11-A isoform X1, producing MDPDMEDKTLELMCSLPRSVWLGCSSVAESLCALRCLQSLPSSRAHNQNMTVMESQNNTDDISPKKTTVFKNGSVTGSRKRPSQGNYEKEKDLCIQLFDQWSESDQVEFVEHLISRMCHYQHGHINSYLKPMLQRDFITALPAQGLDHIAENILSFLDARSLCSAELVCREWQRVISDGMLWKKLIERMVRTDPLWKGLSERHQWEKYLFKNRTNEVPPNSYYHSLYPKIIQDIETIEANWRCGRHNLQRIQCRSENSKGVYCLQYDDDKIISGLRDNSIKIWDKQSLECLKVLTGHTGSVLCLQYDERVIVTGSSDSTVRVWDVGSGEVLNTLIHHNEAVLHLRFCNGLMVTCSKDRSIAVWDMASATDISLRRVLVGHRAAVNVVDFDDKYIVSASGDRTIKVWSTSTCEFVRTLNGHKRGIACLQYRDRLVVSGSSDNTIRLWDIECGACLRVLEGHEELVRCIRFDNKRIVSGAYDGKIKVWDLQAALDPRAPASTLCLRTLVEHSGRVFRLQFDEFQIISSSHDDTILIWDFLNVSTNGQSDGRSPSRTYTYVSR from the exons ATGGATCCGGACATGGAGGACAAAACCCTGGAGCTGATG tGTTCTTTGCCTCGTTCTGTCTGGCTGGGTTGTTCGTCGGTGGCAGAGAGTCTGTGTGCTCTCAGATGCCTGCAGAGCCTCCCCTCCTCCCGCGCACACAACCAG aacATGACAGTGATGGAGTCACAGAATAACACGGATGACATCTCGCCAAAGAAGACAACAGTGTTCAAg AACGGTTCAGTGACGGGTTCGAGGAAGAGGCCGTCTCAAGGGAACTACGAGAAGGAGAAAGATCTGTGCATCCAGCTGTTTGATCAGTGGTCAGAATCTGATCAGGTGGAGTTTGTGGAGCATCTGATCTCACGCATGTGTCATTACCAGCACGGCCATATAAACTCGTACCTTAAACCCATGTTACAGAGAGACTTCATCACCGCGTTGCCAG CTCAGGGTCTGGATCACATAGCGGAGAACATCCTGTCGTTTCTAGACGCTCGTTCTCTGTGCTCAGCTGAGCTGGTCTGTCGAGAATGGCAGCGGGTCATATCGGACGGGATGCTCTGGAAGAAGCTTATCGAGAGGATGGTGCGCACAGACCCGCTGTGGAAAGGCCTGTCAGAGCGGCATCAGTG ggagaaatatttatttaagaaCCGAACAAACGAGGTCCCACCCAATTCATACTACCATTCACTCTATCCCAAAATTATACAGGACATTGAG ACTATTGAGGCGAACTGGCGTTGTGGGCGACACAATCTTCAGCGGATTCAGTGCCGGTCAGAGAACAGTAAAGGTGTTTACTGCCTCCAGTACGACGACGACAAGATCATCAGCGGCCTACGAGACAACTCCATTAAA ATCTGGGACAAACAGTCTCTGGAGTGTCTGAAGGTTCTGACGGGTCACACTGGCTCAGTTCTGTGTCTGCAGTATGATGAAAGAGTCATAGTGACGGGCTCGTCTGATTCTACTGTCag GGTGTGGGACGTTGGTTCTGGTGAGGTTCTCAACACTCTGATCCATCATAACGAGGCGGTATTGCACCTTCGCTTCTGTAATGGCCTCATGGTGACGTGTTCGAAAGATCGCTCCATCGCCGTGTGGGACATGGCGTCCGCCACCGACATCAGTCTGCGGCGCGTGCTCGTGGGTCACCGCGCTGCCGTCAACGTGGTGGACTTTGACGACAAATACATCGTCTCTGCATCTGGAGACAGAACCATAAAA GTATGGAGCACAAGCACATGTGAGTTTGTACGGACACTTAACGGTCACAAGCGTGGCATCGCCTGCCTTCAGTACAGAGACAGACTTGTGGTCAGCGGCTCCTCGGACAACACCATCAG actATGGGACATCGAGTGTGGTGCTTGTCTGCGTGTGCTGGAGGGTCACGAGGAGCTTGTGCGCTGCATCAGATTCGACAACAAGAGGATCGTGAGCGGAGCGTATGATGG GAAAATTAAAGTTTGGGATTTACAGGCAGCTCTGGATCCTCGGGCCCCTGCCAGCACATTATGTCTGCGCACActcgtg